The genomic DNA TTTCAAGGCCGGTGACACCGTCAAGGTTCACTACCGCATCATTGAGGGCGAAAAAGAGCGCATCCAGGTTTTCCAGGGTGCTGTCCTGCGTCGCCGCAGGGGTACCACCAACGCTTCCTTCACCGTTCGCAAGATTTCCGACGGTGTGGGCGTAGAGCGCGTGTTCCCCATGAACTCCCCCTTCATCGACCGCGTTGAGGTCGTTTCCGAAGGTAAAGTTCGTCGCAGCCGCATCTACTACCTCCGCAATCTCCGCGGTAAGGCAGCGCGCATCAAGTCCAAGCAGATCTGGGAATAATTTTTCGGATAGGCGGGCATCTGCGGCGTCGCTCGTGAAATTCAGACCCTTGCGTATTGGGATACGCGGCGGTCCTGAATTCCATTCGCGCCACCCCATCTACCCACCTCTCCAAAAAATTCTCCGATTACAACGGATATATTGCCCGGAGCATCTTGGATGCTCCGGGCTTTTGTGGGTTTGGCTGAGGTTTACTTTGTGTTTGAGGCGTGAGCGGAGTCTGTTTTTCGTGGTTTTCGGATAGGTTTTCAGGCAGAAATGGGGCCGGGTAATTAAAATGAATCAGGGAAATTTAATAGCAAGCGCGCATTTTTCGCCGACGGAAATTGCCGGAGTGGACGAAGCTGGGCGTGGTTGTCTGGCTGGTCCGGTGGTTGCCGGGGCGTGCATTCTGCCTGAAAAATATGACCTTCCGGGGCTGAATGACTCCAAGCAATTGACCGCGCAGAAGCGGGAAGTGCTCTATGATTTGATTCGTGAGCAGGCCATAACATGGTCGATCGGCGTTTCCTGGGCACCGGAAATCGACAAAATTAATATCCTTGAAGCCACGTATCAGGCCATGGGGCGGGCCGTCCGAACGCTCAAATCGCAACCCAAATTTCTCCAGATTGACGGTAACAAGCTCATTCCGAATTACGCTCTCAAGCTCGATATCCCGCAGGAATACGTCATCAAGGGTGACGGAAAAATCCCCGCCATCTCTGCCGCGTCCATCATGGCAAAGACATTCCGGGACCGGCTCATGCTCAAAATCGCAACTCAATTTCCCGGGTACGGCATCTCCAAACACATGGGCTACGGCACCAAAGCGCACATGGAAGCCATCCAGAAAATGGGCCCGTGCCGACATCATCGAATGACTTTCCGTGGAGTAAAATCCGAAGAACCAAAGCAGAAACAAGCGACTTTGTTCTAGTAAAAGGCAGGATGGGAAGCCGCTTTGCGGCGATGTCAGGTGACTTCGCCTCCGGCGGCTTAAGGGCTATACCCTTAAGAATCCCGTTCGCGCCTTCGGCGAAAATAAGTGAATAAAAAAAGTCCCGACAGGCTCAGCCTGTCGGGACTTTTTTTATTCACTATATTTATTTCGCCGAAGGCGAGTCTGGGATCTCAAAGGGTTTTACCCTTTGACCGTCGGAGACGAAATCACCCGACAATCGCGCCGCAGGCGCATCCCATCCTGCCTTTCTATTTGGCGTATTTTTTCAAATCGGCTTCGCGTATTTCTTTTCGTTTGATCTTGCCGCTGATGGTCTTGGGCAGATCGTCGACGTACTCGATTATACGCGGGTACTTGTAGGGCGCTGTAAGCTCGCGCACGAAGGTCTGGAGCTGCTTTGTCAGCTCGTCGTTGCCTTCGTAGCCGGGAGCGAGCACGATGGTCGCCTTGACGATCTGGCCGCGGACGTCGTCGGGCACGCCGGTGACAGCGGCTTCGACAACGGAATCGTGCGCCACGAGTGCGGATTCGACCTCAAAGGGGCCGATGCGGTAGCCGGAACTCTTGATGAGATCGTCTGTGCGGCCCATGAACCAGAAGTAGCCGTCTTCGTCGGCCCATGCCTTGTCGCCGGTGTGATACCAGCCGTCGAACTTGACGGACGCGGTCTTTTCCGGCTCATCCATGTAGCTGTCGAACAGGCCGAGCACGGGCTTGTCGATGCGGATGCAGATTTCGCCTTCCTCGCCCTGCGGGACGGGCTGCCCGGTCTCGTCCATGAGCTGAATGTCCCAACCGGGGACGGGCTTGCCGATGGAGCCGGGTTTGGGCGTCATGAACTTGAACGTAGCGATCTGCAAGGTGGTTTCAGTCTGTCCGTATCCTTCGTAGAGCGGGATGTTGAAGGCCTTTTCCCAGGCGTGGAAGACCGAGTCGTTGAGCAGTTCGCCCGCCGTGGTGCAGTGACGCAGCGCGGACAGGTCGTACTGTGACAGGTCTTCGCGGACGAGGAAACGGTATACCGTGGGCGGCGCGCAGAAGGTGGTGATCTTGTTTTCGTCCATGATCTGGAGCAGATGCGCCGGCTCGAATTTGCCCCGGAAATCCCAGACAAATACGGTGGCCCCGGCCATCCACTGGCCGTAGAACTTGCCCCATACGGATTTGGCCCAGCCGGTTTCCGACAGGGTCAGGTGAATGTCGCCGTCTTCCAGATCATGCCAGTGCGCGGCGGTGGAGAAGTGGCTGCACGGGTAGGTAAAGGAGTGCAGCACCATCTTGGGCAAGCCCGTGGTTCCGCTGGAAAAGAAGATGACCATCGGGTCATCGCCGCCCGGAGAATCCGCAGTGCGCGGACAGTCGGTGGCGCCTTCTGACAGCAGGGTTTCGTAGTCGTGCCAGCCTTCATTCAGTTCGCCGTCGATCTGCACGAGCAGGTTCAGGTTCGGACAATCTCCCTTGGCTTCGTCTACGCGTTCGCAGATCGAGTCTTCGCAGATGATGGCGGTGACGTTGGCATAGTTGACGCGCTGGGAGATGTCTTTTTTGGTCAGCAGCGACGGGGACGGGATCGGCAGTGCGCCGATGCGGTGCAGGGCGAGCATGACGGTCCAGTATTCCATGCGGCGATACAGCACCAGCATGACCCTGTCGCCCTTTTTCACGCCCTGTTTCATGAGGGAATTGGCGAGCCTGCTTGATGTCTCCTGAAAGAAACCGAAGTTGAATTCGCGTCGTTCTCCGGCGTCGGAGACGTGGATGAGCGCGGTTTTTTCCGGCTCCATTTTATCCAGGACGTCGTAGGAAAAGTTGAAATTCTCAGGGGCTTCCAGTTTATATCGCGCGCAGAAATCTGCGTAGTCCTCGTAAGTTTCCTTGGCAAACATTGTATGTTTTC from uncultured Pseudodesulfovibrio sp. includes the following:
- the rplS gene encoding 50S ribosomal protein L19, translating into MNIIKQIESEHIRLDMPDFKAGDTVKVHYRIIEGEKERIQVFQGAVLRRRRGTTNASFTVRKISDGVGVERVFPMNSPFIDRVEVVSEGKVRRSRIYYLRNLRGKAARIKSKQIWE
- a CDS encoding ribonuclease HII, with translation MNQGNLIASAHFSPTEIAGVDEAGRGCLAGPVVAGACILPEKYDLPGLNDSKQLTAQKREVLYDLIREQAITWSIGVSWAPEIDKINILEATYQAMGRAVRTLKSQPKFLQIDGNKLIPNYALKLDIPQEYVIKGDGKIPAISAASIMAKTFRDRLMLKIATQFPGYGISKHMGYGTKAHMEAIQKMGPCRHHRMTFRGVKSEEPKQKQATLF
- a CDS encoding AMP-binding protein; the protein is MFAKETYEDYADFCARYKLEAPENFNFSYDVLDKMEPEKTALIHVSDAGERREFNFGFFQETSSRLANSLMKQGVKKGDRVMLVLYRRMEYWTVMLALHRIGALPIPSPSLLTKKDISQRVNYANVTAIICEDSICERVDEAKGDCPNLNLLVQIDGELNEGWHDYETLLSEGATDCPRTADSPGGDDPMVIFFSSGTTGLPKMVLHSFTYPCSHFSTAAHWHDLEDGDIHLTLSETGWAKSVWGKFYGQWMAGATVFVWDFRGKFEPAHLLQIMDENKITTFCAPPTVYRFLVREDLSQYDLSALRHCTTAGELLNDSVFHAWEKAFNIPLYEGYGQTETTLQIATFKFMTPKPGSIGKPVPGWDIQLMDETGQPVPQGEEGEICIRIDKPVLGLFDSYMDEPEKTASVKFDGWYHTGDKAWADEDGYFWFMGRTDDLIKSSGYRIGPFEVESALVAHDSVVEAAVTGVPDDVRGQIVKATIVLAPGYEGNDELTKQLQTFVRELTAPYKYPRIIEYVDDLPKTISGKIKRKEIREADLKKYAK